A genomic segment from Lineus longissimus chromosome 15, tnLinLong1.2, whole genome shotgun sequence encodes:
- the LOC135499903 gene encoding titin-like: MQPAEIPLTSEPVEPQESLTIESAVAVSSEPQSVSLVIDSTKLQETQPQEITFDIISIEKKPTETTSLEITPKKTETSTVELIKEVIQPMESTTLEIGPKEPTSKVATLEFSTKDMPAPSVLDVEIKEQPYETTTLELAPHDQLHTETITLDLEGKPQEMQTVTFSVDTTKPQKAKPVEVQFAVSSEEVKPTKSISVEFTPEQTEPTTLTSTSTVTFDLERKPQEPQEVTLVVDTIQPQETQPTEVQFDITSAEKRPVETTSVEMTTTLQEMQPQEMTFDITATKKTPIETTSMEVTPKRKETSTLELTKEVIQPMESTTLEIGPKEPTSEVASIEFITEQIPSTTTLDVMVEKMPHETASLEIAPQQQFETLTMDIPEQVTTKKTVRKTVTKKEVKKEVTDDKPTEVTTEVTTFEIQPEERGFEEASLTFDVSTMKTKPSTETVVSMTIAKPEKADTVSEEVTFVTTDILEETDQPQFTVSEQAEFFIEMPKKDDKKKTKVVSTEETVEFFISGEVKPTEEETAPSEKVKTKLGVSDKKKKPESKVQPTEETVEELKPGEVKPKEKRTAPSEEVTVDLDMPKKKKQELRVRFAEETVMAGEPEELGPEELEEAPSEEVTLELVISDKKKKPESKVKPTEETVELVLSGEVKPKESEVAPSQEVTLEFGVSDKKKKPLTKVKPTEETVEHLKPGEVKPQEEEVAPSEEVTLELVVSDKKKKPLTKVKPTEETVVHLKPGEVKPQEEEVAPSEEVTLELVVSDKKKKPLTKVKPTEETVEHLKPGEVKPQEEEVAPSEEVTLELVVSDKKKKPLTKVKTTEETVEHLKPGEVKPQEEEVAPSEEVTLELVVSDKKKKPLTKVKPTEETVEHLKPGEVKPQEEEVAPSEEVTLELGVSDKKKKPLTKVKPTEETVEHLKPGEVKPQEEEVAPSEEVTLELVVSDKKKKPLTKVKPSEETVEHLKPGEVKPQEEEVAPSEEVTLELVVSDKKKKPLTKVKPTEETVEHLKPGEVKPQKEEVAPSEEVTLELVVSDKKKKPLTKVKQTEETVEHLKPGEVKPQEEEVAPSQEVTLELVVSDKKKKPLTKVKPSEETVEHLKPGEVKPQEEEVAPSEEVTLELVVSDKKKKPLTKVKPTEETVEHLKPGEVKPHEEEVAPSQEVTLELGVSDKKKKPLTKVKPTEETVEHLKPGEVKPQEEEVAPSEEVTLELVVSDKKKKPLTKVKPTEETVEHLKPGEVKPQEEEVAPSQEVTLELVVSDKKKKPLTKVKPTEETVEHLKPGEVKPQEEEVAPSQEVTLELGVSDKKKKPLTKVKPTEETVEHLKPGEVKPQEEEVAPSEEVTLELVVSDKKKKPLTKVKPSEETVEHLKPGEVKPQEEEVAPSEEVTLELIVSDKKKKPLTKVKPSEETVEHLKPGEVKPQEEEVAPSEEVTLELVVSDKKKKPLTKVKPTEETVEHLKPGEVKPQKEEVAPSEEVTLELVVSDKKKKPLTKVKPTEELVEHLKPGEVKPQEEEVAPSEEVTLELVVSDKKKKPLTKVKPTEETVEHLKPGEVKPQEEEVAPSQEVTLELVVSDKKKKPLTKVKPTEETVEHLKPGEVKPHEEEVAPSEEVTLELVVSDKKKKPLTKVKPTEETVEHLKPGEVKPQEEEVAPSQEVTLELGVSDKKKKPLTKVKPTEETVEHLKPGEVKPQEEEVAPSEEVTLELVVSDKKKKPLSKVKPTEETVDELAPGDVMPQEATVVSSEDVTLELAVSGKKKKPSTHIKPTEETVQELKPDQLKPQEEKVAPSEDVKVELGISEKKKKPSTHIKPTEETVDAAISGRVESRKKIDTAPSEEVTVTLDISTQKEKAVSVDVTAKQPEEVSAEFAIAQETASEEVSIDIELTPKKKPGAKTKAELKGKPKKEEAVTIDVAAQSAEEVSAEFAVVQETTSEEVSVDIELTPKKKPAAKTKAELKGKPKKEESVTIDVTAQSAEEVSAEIAVGQETTSEEVSVDIELTPKKKPVAKTKAELKGKPKKEEAVTIDVTAQSAEEVSAEFAVVQETTSDDVSVDIELTPKKKPAAKTKAELKGKPKKEEAVTIDVTAQSAEEVSAEFAVVQETTSEDVSVDIELTPEKKPAAKTKAELKGKPKKEESVTIDVTAQSAEEVSAEIAVVQETTSEDVSVDIELTPKKKPAAKTKAELKGKPKKEESVTIDVTAQSAEEVSAEMAVVQETTSEDVSVDIELTPKKKPAAKTKAELKGKPKKEETVTIDVTAQSAEEVSAEFAVVQETTSEDVSVDIELTPKKKPAAKTKAELKGKPQKEESVTIDVTAQSAEEVSAEIDVVQETTSEDVSVDIELTPKKKPAAKTKAELKGKPKMEETVTIDVTAQSAEEVSAEFAVVQETTSEDVSVDIELTPKKKPAAKTKAELKGKPKKEESVTIDVTAQSAEEVSAEIAVVQETTSEDVSVDIELTPRKKPDTKTKAELKGKPQKEEAVTTDVTALRSEEVSVDFAMVHEAPTVEAELEVTKKKKPKVKSEIEVEAVGDRVPKVEDVEADFTIDISRTDMQAVAQPDSAASVTLDLRQEVEPIDASVDTRHKEKPEEKKSLLEITTRVQEKPKEEGAITIDVTAQRPVKVSAEFAVLQETDEITFDVESNLKKKPDVKVKTDMKGKPKKEEAVTIDVTAQRPEDVSAEVAVIQETPSEDVSVELEATRKKKPDAKVKVDMKGKPKMEEAVTIDVTAQRPEEVSADIVVLQETPTDGVTMDLEITQKKKPDVKVKADLKGKPKKEEATTVDVTAQRPEEDSAELAVVQDTTIEDVSVDIEVTKKKKPDAKLKVDMKGKPKKDEAVTIDVTAQRPEEVSVELAVVEEASLEDVSVALEVTKKKKPDAKVKVDLKGKPKKDEAVTIDITAQRPEEVSAELVVVEEAPSEDVSVAIEVTKKKKPDAKVKVDLKGKPKKDEAVTIDVTAQRPEEVSAELAVVEEAPSEDVSVALEVTKKKKPDAKVKTDMKGKPKKDEAVTIDITAQRPEEVSAELVVVEEAPSEDVSVAVEVTKKKKPDAKVKVDLKGKPKKEEAVTIDVTAQRPEEVSAELVVVEEAPSEDVSVALEVTKKKKPDAKVKVDLKGKPKKDEAVTIDVTAQRPEEVSAELAVVEEAPSEDVSVALEVTKKKKPDAKVKVDLKGKPKKDEAVTIDITAQRPEEVPAELVVVEEAPSEDVSVDLEVTKKKKPDAKVKVDLKGKPKKDEAVTIDVTAQRPEEVSVELAVVEEAPSEDVSVALEVTKKKKPDAKVKVDLKGKPKKDEAVTIDVTAQRPEEVSVELAVVEEASLEDVSVDLEVTKKKKPDAKVKTDMKGKPKKDEAVTIDVTAQRPEEVSAELVVVEEAPSEDVSVAVEVTKKKKPDAKVKVDLKGKPKKEEAVTIDVTAQRPEEVSAELVVVEEAPSEDVSVALEVTKKKKQDAKVKVDLKGKPKKDEAVTIDVTAQRPEEVSVELAVVEEASLEDVSVDLEVTKKKKPDAKVKTDMKGKPKKDEAVTIDVTAQRPEEVSAELVVVEEAPSEDVSVALEVTKKKKPDAKVKVDLKGKPKKDEAVTIDVTAQRPEEVSAELVVVEEAPSEDVSVALEVTKKKKPDAKVKVDLKGKPKKDEAVTIDVTAQRPEEVSAELAVVEEAPSEDVSVDLEVTKKKKPDAKVKVDLKGKPKKDEAVTIDVTAQRPEEVSAELAVVEEAPSEDVSVALEVTQKKKPDAKTKAELKDKSKKVEATDAALKVSADQKAEGAVAVDARRKGILHVLIQN; the protein is encoded by the exons ATGCAGCCTGCAGAGATCCCGTTAACCTCAGAGCCTGTGGAACCACAGGAGTCTTTGACCATTGAAAGCGCTGTTGCAGTTTCCTCCGAGCCACAGTCTGTCTCCCTTGTAATCGACAGTACAAAACTGCAAGAAACGCAGCCGCAAGAAATAACCTTCGATATTATCTCAATCGAAAAGAAACCCACTGAAACAACCTCATTAGAAATCACCCCAAAGAAAACTGAGACCTCAACTGTTGAGCTCATTAAAGAGGTTATACAGCCCATGGAATCGACAACTTTAGAAATAGGCCCTAAAGAACCCACGTCTAAAGTTGCCACACTTGAGTTCAGCACAAAAGACATGCCTGCTCCTTCTGTCCTTGATGTTGAAATCAAGGAACAGCCATATGAGACAACCACTTTAGAGCTTGCCCCACATGATCAGCTACATACTGAGACAATTACCCTTGATTTGGAAGGGAAGCCCCAAGAGATGCAGACAGTCACCTTTTCAGTTGACACCACTAAACCTCAGAAAGCGAAGCCGGTTGAAGTCCAGTTTGCTGTATCTTCTGAGGAAGTAAAACCGACAAAAAGCATATCTGTTGAGTTTACCCCTGAACAGACTGAGCCGACCACCCTAACATCAACCTCGACCGTGACCTTTGATTTAGAAAGGAAACCTCAAGAGCCTCAGGAAGTGACTCTTGTTGTTGATACCATTCAACCACAAGAAACTCAACCAACTGAGGTTCAATTTGATATAACTTCAGCTGAGAAGAGACCAGTGGAGACCACTAGTGTTGAAATGACAACAACTTTGCAAGAAATGCAGCCACAAGAAATGACCTTTGATATAACCGCCACAAAAAAGACGCCTATCGAGACAACAAGTATGGAGGTTACCCCTAAACGGAAGGAGACATCGACCCTTGAATTGACTAAAGAAGTAATCCAGCCAATGGAATCAACAACTCTTGAGATTGGCCCCAAGGAACCAACATCTGAGGTTGCCTCTATCGAATTTATAACGGAGCAGATCCCAAGCACTACGACTCTTGATGTCATGGTTGAAAAAATGCCCCATGAAACTGCTTCTTTGGAAATTGCCCCTCAGCAGCAATTTGAAACTTTAACTATGGATATCCCGGAACAGGTTACCACCAAAAAGACAGTGAGAAAAACAGTTACCAAGAAGGAGGTCAAAAAGGAGGTCACTGATGATAAACCCACAGAGGTGACAACAGAGGTCACTACTTTTGAGATACAACCAGAGGAACGTGGCTTTGAGGAGGCTAGTCTTACATTTGATGTGTCTACCATGAAAACCAAACCATCAACTGAAACTGTAGTTTCCATGACCATAGCGAAACCAGAAAAAGCTGACACTGTTTCTGAAGAGGTGACCTTTGTAACTACGGACATCCTAGAGGAAACTGATCAACCACAATTTACTGTTTCTGAGCAAGCggaatttttcattgaaatgccAAAAAAAGATGATAAAAAGAAGACAAAGGTTGTATCAACTGAAGAAACTGTAGAATTTTTCATCTCTGGTGAAGTAAAACCAACAGAAGAAGAAACTGCACCATCAGAAAAGGTCAAAACGAAACTTGGTGTATCTGACAAAAAGAAAAAACCAGAGTCAAAAGTTCAACCAACTGAAGAAACTGTTGAGGAGCTAAAACCTGGAGAGGTTAAACCAAAGGAAAAGAGAACTGCTCCATCAGAAGAAGTGACTGTCGACCTGGACATGcctaagaagaagaagcaggAGTTGCGAGTCAGGTTTGCAGAGGAGACTGTAATGGCTGGTGAACCTGAGGAGCTGGGCCCAGAGGAATTGGAGGAAGCCCCATCTGAGGAGGTCACTCTGGAACTGGTTATATCTGATAAGAAAAAGAAACCTGAATCAAAAGTGAAGCCTACTGAGGAGACTGTCGAGCTGGTTTTGTCTGGGGAAGTGAAACCAAAGGAATCAGAAGTTGCTCCATCGCAGGAGGTCACACTTGAATTTGGTgtttctgacaagaaaaagaaacctctGACAAAAGTCAAACCAACTGAGGAAACAGTGGAACACCTCAAACCAGGCGAAGTGAAACCACAGGAGGAAGAAGTTGCTCCATCAGAGGAAGTCACACTTGAACTTGTTgtttctgacaagaaaaagaaacctctGACAAAGGTTAAACCAACTGAGGAAACAGTGGTACACCTCAAACCAGGCGAAGTGAAACCACAGGAGGAAGAAGTTGCTCCATCAGAGGAAGTCACACTTGAACTTGTTgtttctgacaagaaaaagaaacctctGACAAAGGTTAAACCAACTGAGGAAACAGTGGAACACCTCAAACCAGGCGAAGTGAAACCACAGGAGGAAGAAGTTGCTCCATCAGAGGAAGTCACACTTGAACTTGTTgtttctgacaagaaaaagaaacctctGACAAAGGTTAAAACAACTGAGGAAACAGTGGAACACCTCAAACCAGGCGAAGTGAAACCACAGGAGGAAGAAGTTGCTCCATCAGAGGAGGTCACACTTGAACTTGTTgtttctgacaagaaaaagaaacctctTACAAAGGTTAAACCAACTGAGGAAACAGTGGAACACCTCAAACCAGGCGAGGTGAAACCACAGGAGGAAGAAGTTGCTCCATCAGAGGAAGTCACACTTGAACTTGGTgtttctgacaagaaaaagaaacctctAACAAAGGTAAAACCAACTGAGGAAACAGTGGAACACCTCAAACCAGGCGAAGTGAAACCACAGGAGGAAGAAGTTGCTCCATCAGAGGAAGTCACACTTGAACTTGTTgtttctgacaagaaaaagaaacctctGACAAAGGTTAAACCATCTGAGGAAACAGTGGAACACCTCAAACCAGGCGAAGTGAAACCACAGGAGGAAGAAGTTGCTCCATCAGAGGAAGTCACACTTGAACTTGTTgtttctgacaagaaaaagaaacctctGACAAAGGTTAAACCAACAGAGGAAACAGTGGAACACCTCAAACCAGGCGAAGTGAAACCACAGAAGGAAGAAGTTGCTCCATCAGAGGAAGTCACACTTGAACTTGTTgtttctgacaagaaaaagaaacctctGACAAAGGTTAAACAAACCGAGGAAACAGTGGAACACCTCAAACCAGGCGAAGTGAAACCACAGGAGGAAGAAGTTGCTCCTTCACAGGAGGTCACACTTGAACTTGTTgtttctgacaagaaaaagaaacctctGACAAAGGTTAAACCATCTGAGGAAACAGTGGAACACCTCAAACCAGGCGAAGTGAAACCACAGGAGGAAGAAGTTGCTCCATCAGAGGAAGTCACACTTGAACTTGTTGTTTCtgacaagaagaagaaacctCTGACAAAGGTTAAACCAACTGAGGAAACAGTGGAACACCTCAAACCAGGCGAAGTGAAACCACATGAGGAAGAAGTTGCTCCTTCACAGGAAGTCACACTTGAACTTGGTgtttctgacaagaaaaagaaacctctGACAAAGGTTAAACCAACTGAGGAAACAGTGGAACACCTCAAACCAGGCGAAGTGAAACCACAGGAGGAAGAAGTTGCTCCATCAGAGGAAGTCACACTTGAACTTGTTgtttctgacaagaaaaagaaacctctAACAAAGGTAAAACCAACCGAGGAAACAGTGGAACACCTCAAACCAGGCGAAGTGAAACCACAGGAGGAAGAAGTTGCTCCTTCACAGGAAGTCACACTTGAACTTGTTGTTTCtgacaagaagaagaaacctCTGACAAAGGTAAAACCAACTGAGGAAACAGTGGAACACCTCAAACCAGGCGAAGTGAAACCACAGGAGGAAGAAGTTGCTCCATCACAGGAGGTCACACTTGAACTTGGTgtttctgacaagaaaaagaaacctctGACAAAAGTCAAACCAACTGAGGAAACAGTGGAACACCTCAAACCAGGCGAGGTGAAACCACAGGAGGAGGAAGTTGCTCCATCAGAGGAAGTCACACTTGAACTTGTTgtttctgacaagaaaaagaaacctctGACAAAGGTTAAACCATCTGAGGAAACAGTGGAACACCTCAAACCAGGCGAAGTGAAACCACAGGAGGAAGAAGTTGCTCCATCAGAGGAAGTCACACTTGAACTTATTgtttctgacaagaaaaagaaacctctGACAAAGGTAAAACCATCTGAGGAAACAGTGGAACACCTCAAACCAGGCGAAGTGAAACCACAGGAGGAAGAAGTTGCTCCATCAGAGGAAGTCACACTTGAACTTGTTgtttctgacaagaaaaagaaacctctGACAAAGGTTAAACCAACTGAGGAAACAGTGGAACACCTCAAACCAGGCGAAGTGAAACCACAGAAGGAAGAAGTTGCTCCATCAGAGGAAGTCACACTTGAACTTGTTgtttctgacaagaaaaagaaacctctGACAAAGGTTAAACCGACCGAGGAATTAGTGGAACACCTCAAACCAGGCGAAGTGAAACCACAGGAGGAGGAAGTTGCTCCATCAGAGGAAGTCACACTTGAACTTGTTGTTTCTGATAAGAAAAAGAAACCTCTGACAAAGGTTAAACCAACTGAGGAAACAGTGGAACACCTCAAACCAGGCGAAGTGAAACCACAGGAGGAAGAAGTTGCTCCTTCACAGGAAGTCACACTTGAACTTGTTgtttctgacaagaaaaagaaacctctGACAAAGGTTAAACCAACTGAGGAAACAGTGGAACACCTCAAACCAGGCGAAGTGAAACCACATGAGGAAGAAGTTGCTCCATCAGAGGAAGTCACACTTGAACTTGTTgtttctgacaagaaaaagaaacctctTACAAAGGTTAAACCAACTGAGGAAACAGTGGAACACCTCAAACCAGGCGAAGTGAAACCACAGGAGGAAGAAGTTGCTCCATCACAGGAAGTCACACTTGAACTTGGTgtttctgacaagaaaaagaaacctctTACAAAGGTTAAACCAACCGAGGAAACAGTGGAACACCTCAAACCAGGCGAAGTGAAACCACAGGAGGAAGAAGTTGCTCCATCAGAGGAAGTCACACTTGAACTTGTTGTTTCtgataagaagaaaaaacctttGAGCAAGGTTAAACCAACTGAAGAAACCGTTGACGAATTGGCTCCTGGGGATGTCATGCCACAAGAGGCCACAGTTGTTTCTTCTGAAGATGTCACTCTTGAATTGGCAGTTTCtgggaagaaaaagaaaccttCGACTCACATTAAACCAACTGAGGAAACAGTACAGGAACTAAAACCAGATCAACTTAAACCACAAGAGGAGAAAGTAGCCCCTTCAGAAGACGTAAAAGTGGAACTAGGAATttctgaaaagaagaagaaacctTCCACTCATATTAAACCAACGGAGGAAACTGTTGATGCAGCTATTTCTGGCAGAGTTGAAAGCAGAAAGAAGATCGATACAGCACCATCTGAGGAGGTCACTGTCACTTTAGACATTTCTACTCAGAAGGAAAAGGCTGTATCTGTAGACGTAACTGCCAAGCAACCAGAGGAGGTATCTGCTGAATTTGCAATTGCTCAGGAGACAGCTTCTGAAGAGGTCTCTATAGATATTGAACTCACTCCAAAGAAAAAGCCAGGTGCCAAAACCAAAGCAGAACTCAAGGGCAAACCTAAAAAAGAGGAAGCAGTTACAATTGATGTCGCGGCCCAGAGTGCTGAGGAAGTTTCAGCAGAATTTGCTGTTGTTCAGGAGACGACTTCTGAGGAGGTTTCTGTTGATATTGAACTCACTCCTAAGAAAAAGCCGGCTGCCAAAACCAAAGCAGAACTCAAGGGCAAACCTAAAAAGGAGGAATCAGTCACAATTGATGTCACGGCCCAGAGTGCTGAGGAAGTTTCAGCAGAAATTGCTGTTGGTCAGGAGACAACATCTGAAGAGGTTTCTGTTGATATTGAACTCACTCCAAAGAAAAAGCCAGTTGCCAAGACCAAAGCAGAACTCAAGGGCAAACCTAAAAAGGAGGAAGCAGTTACAATTGATGTCACAGCCCAGAGTGCTGAGGAAGTTTCTGCAGAATTTGCTGTTGTTCAGGAGACAACATCTGATgatgtttctgttgatattgAACTCACTCCAAAGAAAAAGCCGGCTGCCAAAACCAAAGCAGAACTCAAGGGCAAACCTAAAAAGGAGGAAGCAGTTACAATTGATGTCACAGCCCAGAGTGCTGAGGAAGTTTCTGCAGAATTTGCTGTTGTTCAGGAGACAACATCTGAGgatgtttctgttgatattgAACTCACTCCAGAGAAAAAGCCGGCTGCCAAAACCAAAGCAGAACTCAAGGGCAAACCTAAAAAGGAGGAATCAGTCACAATTGATGTCACGGCCCAGAGTGCTGAGGAAGTTTCAGCAGAAATTGCTGTTGTTCAGGAGACAACATCTGAGgatgtttctgttgatattgAACTCACTCCAAAGAAAAAGCCGGCTGCCAAAACCAAAGCAGAACTCAAGGGCAAACCTAAAAAGGAGGAATCAGTCACAATTGATGTCACGGCCCAGAGTGCTGAGGAAGTTTCAGCAGAAATGGCTGTTGTTCAGGAGACAACATCTGAGgatgtttctgttgatattgAACTCACTCCAAAGAAAAAGCCGGCTGCCAAAACCAAAGCAGAACTCAAGGGCAAACCTAAAAAGGAGGAAACAGTTACAATTGATGTCACGGCCCAGAGTGCTGAGGAAGTTTCAGCAGAATTTGCTGTTGTTCAGGAGACAACATCTGAGgatgtttctgttgatattgAACTCACTCCAAAGAAAAAGCCGGCTGCCAAAACCAAAGCAGAACTCAAGGGCAAACCTCAAAAGGAGGAATCAGTCACAATTGATGTCACGGCCCAGAGTGCTGAGGAAGTTTCAGCAGAAATTGATGTTGTTCAGGAGACAACATCTGAGgatgtttctgttgatattgAACTCACTCCAAAGAAAAAGCCGGCTGCCAAAACCAAAGCAGAACTCAAGGGCAAACCTAAAATGGAGGAAACAGTTACAATTGATGTCACGGCCCAGAGTGCTGAGGAAGTTTCAGCAGAATTTGCTGTTGTTCAGGAGACAACATCTGAGgatgtttctgttgatattgAACTCACTCCAAAGAAAAAGCCGGCTGCCAAAACCAAAGCAGAACTCAAGGGCAAACCTAAAAAGGAGGAATCAGTCACAATTGATGTCACGGCCCAGAGTGCTGAGGAAGTTTCAGCAGAAATTGCTGTTGTTCAGGAGACAACATCTGAGgatgtttctgttgatattgAACTCACTCCAAGGAAAAAGCCAGATACCAAAACCAAAGCAGAACTCAAAGGGAAACCACAGAAGGAGGAAGCAGTTACAACTGATGTCACGGCTCTGAGATCAGAGGAAGTTAGTGTCGATTTTGCAATGGTGCATGAGGCTCCCACTGTTGAGGCAGAATTGGAGGTTACCAAGAAGAAAAAGCCAAAGGTCAAGAGTGAAATAGAGGTTGAAGCAGTGGGTGATCGGGTTCCTAAGGTTGAAGATGTCGAGGCTGATTTCACTATCGATATATCCCGCACTGATATGCAGGCTGTGGCTCAGCCCGATAGCGCTGCAAGCGTTACCTTGGATCTCCGCCAAGAGGTTGAACCTATAGACGCCAGCGTGGATACCAGACACAAAG AAAAACCTGAGGAGAAAAAGTCACTGCTTGAAATCACAACTCGAGTTCAGGAGAAACCTAAAGAGGAGGGCGCTATCACAATCGATGTCACAGCCCAGAGACCAGTAAAAGTGTCTGCAGAATTTGCAGTCCTTCAGGAAACGGATGAGATCACTTTTGACGTCGAATCCAATCTAAAGAAAAAGCCTGATGTCAAAGTGAAGACTGACATGAAAGGCAAACCTAAAAAGGAGGAAGCTGTTACTATTGATGTCACTGCTCAGAGGCCAGAGGACGTTTCAGCAGAAGTAGCAGTCATTCAAGAAACACCATCAGAAGACGTCTCTGTTGAGCTTGAAGCCACTCGGAAGAAGAAGCCTGATGCTAAAGTCAAAGTTGACATGAAAGGCAAACCAAAAATGGAGGAAGCTGTCACTATTGATGTCACTGCTCAGAGGCCAGAGGAAGTTTCTGCAGACATTGTTGTTCTTCAGGAAACCCCAACTGATGGAGTGACCATGGACCTTGAAATTACTCAAAAGAAAAAGCCTGATGTAAAGGTCAAAGCAGACTTGAAAGGCAAACCTAAAAAGGAGGAAGCCACCACTGTTGATGTCACTGCTCAGAGGCCAGAGGAAGATTCTGCGGAGTTGGCAGTTGTTCAGGACACAACTATTGAAGATGTCTCTGTGGATATTGAAgtcacaaagaagaaaaagcccGATGCTAAACTCAAAGTTGACATGAAAGGCAAACCTAAAAAGGACGAAGCTGTTACTATTGATGTCACCGCTCAGAGGCCAGAGGAGGTTTCAGTAGAGTTGGCAGTTGTTGAGGAGGCTTCATTAGAAGATGTCTCTGTTGCTCTTGAAgtcacaaagaagaaaaagcctGATGCTAAGGTCAAAGTAGACTTGAAAGGCAAACCTAAAAAGGACGAAGCTGTTACTATTGATATCACTGCTCAGAGGCCAGAGGAAGTTTCTGCGGAGTTGGTAGTTGTTGAGGAAGCTCCATCTGAAGATGTCTCTGTTGCTATTGAAgtcacaaagaagaaaaagcctGATGCTAAGGTCAAAGTAGACTTGAAAGGCAAACCTAAAAAGGACGAAGCTGTTACTATTGATGTCACTGCTCAGAGGCCAGAGGAAGTTTCTGCAGAGTTGGCAGTTGTTGAGGAAGCTCCATCTGAAGATGTCTCTGTTGCTCTTGAAgtcacaaagaagaaaaagcctGATGCTAAAGTCAAAACGGACATGAAAGGCAAACCTAAAAAGGACGAAGCTGTTACTATTGATATCACTGCTCAGAGGCCAGAGGAAGTTTCTGCGGAGTTGGTAGTTGTTGAGGAAGCTCCATCTGAAGATGTCTCTGTTGCTGTTGAAgtcacaaagaagaaaaagcctGATGCTAAGGTCAAAGTAGACTTGAAAGGAAAACCTAAAAAGGAGGAAGCTGTTACTATTGATGTCACTGCTCAGAGGCCAGAGGAAGTTTCTGCGGAGTTGGTAGTTGTTGAGGAAGCTCCATCTGAAGATGTCTCTGTTGCTCTTGAAgtcacaaagaagaaaaagcctGATGCTAAGGTCAAAGTAGACTTGAAAGGTAAACCTAAAAAGGACGAAGCTGTTACTATTGATGTCACTGCTCAGAGGCCAGAGGAAGTTTCTGCAGAGTTGGCAGTTGTTGAGGAAGCTCCATCTGAAGATGTCTCTGTTGCTCTTGAAgtcacaaagaagaaaaagcctGATGCTAAGGTCAAAGTAGACTTGAAAGGCAAACCTAAAAAGGACGAAGCTGTTACTATTGATATCACTGCTCAGAGGCCAGAGGAAGTTCCTGCGGAGTTGGTAGTTGTTGAGGAAGCTCCATCTGAAGATGTCTCTGTTGATCTTGAAgtcacaaagaagaaaaagcctGATGCTAAGGTCAAAGTAGACTTGAAAGGGAAACCTAAAAAGGACGAAGCTGTTACTATTGATGTCACTGCTCAGAGGCCAGAGGAGGTTTCAGTAGAGTTGGCAGTTGTTGAGGAAGCTCCATCTGAAGATGTCTCTGTTGCTCTTGAAgtcacaaagaagaaaaagcctGATGCTAAGGTCAAAGTAGACTTGAAAGGCAAACCTAAAAAGGACGAAGCTGTTACTATTGATGTCACTGCCCAGAGGCCAGAGGAGGTTTCAGTAGAGTTGGCAGTTGTTGAGGAGGCTTCCTTAGAAGATGTCTCTGTTGATCTTGAAgtcacaaagaagaaaaagcctGATGCTAAAGTCAAAACGGACATGAAAGGCAAACCTAAAAAGGACGAAGCTGTTACTATTGATGTCACTGCTCAGAGGCCAGAGGAAGTTTCTGCGGAGTTGGTAGTTGTTGAGGAAGCTCCATCTGAAGATGTCTCTGTTGCTGTTGAAgtcacaaagaagaaaaagcctGATGCTAAGGTCAAAGTAGACTTGAAAGGAAAACCTAAAAAGGAGGAAGCTGTTACTATTGATGTCACTGCTCAGAGGCCAGAGGAAGTTTCTGCGGAGTTGGTAGTTGTTGAGGAAGCTCCATCTGAAGATGTCTCTGTTGCTCTTGAAgtcacaaagaagaaaaagcaaGATGCTAAGGTCAAAGTAGACTTGAAAGGCAAACCTAAAAAGGACGAAGCTGTTACTATTGATGTCACTGCCCAGAGGCCAGAGGAGGTTTCAGTAGAGTTGGCAGTTGTTGAGGAGGCTTCCTTAGAAGATGTCTCTGTTGATCTTGAAgtcacaaagaagaaaaagcctGATGCTAAAGTCAAAACGGACATGAAAGGCAAACCTAAAAAGGACGAAGCTGTTACTATTGATGTCACTGCCCAGAGGCCAGAGGAGGTTTCTGCGGAGTTGGTAGTTGTTGAGGAAGCTCCATCTGAAGATGTCTCTGTTGCTCTTGAAgtcacaaagaagaaaaagcctGATGCTAAGGTCAAAGTAGACTTGAAAGGCAAACCTAAAAAGGACGAAGCTGTTACTATTGATGTCACTGCTCAGAGGCCAGAGGAAGTTTCTGCGGAGTTGGTGGTTGTTGAGGAAGCTCCATCTGAAGATGTCTCTGTTGCTCTTGAAgtcacaaagaagaaaaagcctGATGCTAAGGTCAAAGTAGACTTGAAAGGCAAACCTAAAAAGGACGAAGCTGTTACTATTGATGTCACTGCTCAGAGGCCAGAGGAAGTTTCTGCGGAGTTGGCAGTTGTTGAGGAAGCTCCATCTGAAGATGTCTCTGTTGATCTTGAAgtcacaaagaagaaaaagcctGATGCTAAGGTCAAAGTAGACTTGAAAGGCAAACCTAAAAAGGACGAAGCTGTTACTATTGATGTCACTGCTCAGAGGCCGGAGGAAGTTTCTGCGGAGTTGGCAGTTGTTGAGGAAGCTCCATCTGAAGATGTCTCTGTTGCTCTTGAAGTCACTCAAAAGAAAAAGCCTGATGCCAAAACCAAGGCAGAACTCAAGGACAAATCAAAGAAGGTTGAAGCAACGGACGCTGCTCTGAAGGTGTCTGCTGATCAGAAAGCGGAGGGGGCTGTTGCAGTGGATGCCAGACGTAAAGGTATTCTGCATGTTCTAATACAGAACTAG